A region from the Kineothrix sp. IPX-CK genome encodes:
- a CDS encoding alpha-glucuronidase yields MNFEQLWLTYVKKENNKEICGIRHIYADCDNPTATHGAEELLLALEVMTGSKPVLHKTPMGDDAEEKNAESAEIIDRIKLCIVPGMKAESYHIYENENWIMIEASDGKGILYGAFALIRQMQREKSLKGLNVFKEPAAPLRMLNHWDNMDGSIERGYSGNSFFFENNEIIVNERTKTYARLLASISINAVVINNVNVKDNATCLITDRYFDKLKELSESFAGYGIRLFLSLNYAAPMELDGLDSADPLQEDIKQWWREKMAEVFTKIPNLGGFLIKADSEGRPGPFTYGRNHADGANMLAEAAEPYGGLIIWRCFVYNCRQDWRDKKTDRARSGYDNFMPLDGEFKDNVILQIKNGPMDFQVREPVLPLFGGLKATNQMLEVQIAQEYTGQQRHVCYLIPMFKEIMDFHTYVAKEKDTVCDIVTGRTFGHTNCGMAAVANTGNDANWTGHDLAAANLYGFGRLAYEPELTAEEIASEWIDLTFGKDEEIKQILLFILINSRGIYEKYTSPLGIGWMVNPAHHYGPSVDGYEYDRWGTYHRADHLGMGVDRSDKGTGYAMLYNEPNASAYNHMETCPEELLLFFHHVPYTYRLKNGKTLIQHIYDTHFEGAAEAAQMRKQFETLKDRLPEKIYKRIDERLLHQEEHSKEWRDQINTYFYRKSGIMDELGREIY; encoded by the coding sequence ATGAATTTTGAACAATTATGGCTGACATATGTAAAAAAAGAAAACAATAAGGAAATTTGCGGAATCCGCCATATATATGCAGACTGTGATAATCCAACCGCCACCCATGGAGCGGAAGAACTGCTCCTGGCCCTGGAGGTCATGACCGGTTCGAAACCGGTTCTACATAAGACTCCCATGGGCGATGATGCCGAAGAGAAAAATGCGGAGTCAGCGGAAATAATAGACAGAATTAAGCTGTGTATTGTTCCCGGCATGAAGGCGGAGAGTTATCATATTTATGAAAACGAAAACTGGATTATGATAGAAGCCTCCGATGGAAAGGGCATTTTATACGGGGCCTTCGCCCTTATCAGGCAGATGCAGAGAGAGAAATCCTTAAAGGGGCTGAATGTTTTCAAAGAGCCCGCGGCTCCGTTAAGAATGCTGAATCACTGGGATAATATGGACGGAAGCATCGAAAGGGGTTATTCGGGGAATTCCTTTTTCTTTGAAAACAACGAAATCATCGTTAATGAACGAACCAAGACCTATGCGAGGCTGTTAGCATCCATCTCCATCAATGCTGTGGTAATCAATAACGTAAACGTGAAGGACAACGCCACATGTCTCATAACCGACAGATATTTCGACAAATTAAAGGAACTGTCGGAAAGTTTCGCCGGATATGGCATCAGGCTTTTCTTAAGTCTGAATTATGCTGCCCCCATGGAGCTTGACGGTTTGGACAGTGCTGATCCCTTGCAGGAGGATATTAAGCAGTGGTGGAGGGAAAAGATGGCGGAGGTATTTACAAAAATTCCTAATCTGGGCGGGTTTTTGATCAAGGCGGATTCGGAAGGAAGGCCCGGACCCTTTACCTACGGGAGAAACCACGCGGACGGTGCCAATATGCTGGCGGAAGCGGCGGAGCCTTACGGCGGACTGATTATATGGCGCTGCTTTGTATATAACTGCAGGCAGGACTGGCGGGACAAGAAAACGGACAGAGCCAGATCGGGTTACGACAACTTTATGCCCCTCGACGGAGAATTTAAGGATAATGTCATCTTACAGATAAAGAACGGACCCATGGACTTTCAGGTCAGAGAACCTGTGCTTCCCTTGTTCGGCGGCTTAAAGGCAACAAACCAGATGCTGGAGGTACAGATCGCGCAGGAATATACGGGACAGCAGAGACATGTCTGCTATCTGATTCCCATGTTTAAGGAAATAATGGATTTCCATACTTATGTGGCGAAGGAGAAGGATACTGTCTGCGATATTGTAACCGGCAGGACTTTCGGCCATACCAATTGCGGGATGGCAGCGGTGGCTAACACGGGAAATGATGCAAACTGGACAGGGCACGATTTAGCGGCAGCAAACCTATATGGTTTCGGAAGGCTCGCCTATGAGCCGGAGCTCACGGCGGAGGAAATTGCCTCCGAATGGATCGATCTTACCTTTGGGAAAGACGAAGAGATAAAACAAATCCTTCTTTTCATTCTAATAAATTCCCGCGGTATTTACGAGAAATATACATCACCTCTGGGAATCGGATGGATGGTGAATCCGGCTCATCATTACGGACCCAGTGTAGACGGCTACGAATATGACAGATGGGGAACCTACCATAGGGCGGATCACTTAGGTATGGGAGTGGACAGAAGCGATAAAGGAACGGGATATGCAATGCTTTACAACGAGCCTAATGCTTCTGCATATAACCATATGGAAACTTGCCCGGAGGAGCTGCTCTTGTTTTTCCACCATGTTCCTTATACATATCGCTTAAAGAACGGAAAGACTTTGATTCAGCATATTTATGACACACATTTCGAAGGAGCCGCCGAAGCAGCGCAAATGCGGAAACAGTTTGAAACTTTAAAAGACAGATTGCCGGAAAAGATATACAAAAGAATCGATGAAAGGCTGCTGCATCAGGAGGAACATTCCAAAGAGTGGCGGGATCAGATTAATACGTATTTTTACAGAAAATCAGGTATTATGGATGAACTGGGAAGAGAGATTTACTGA
- a CDS encoding ABC transporter ATP-binding protein, with the protein MLDIFKKFFRFADSQKPKWVKSIIFTLFKSVFASTQLLAIAIVLRGIATDSVTHTTALSALGIMLVSIIGTIVMRHMAQNSQSFGCYIMSGDKRIQIGDRLKLMPMGHFNSHSLGNITAAATSTMEDIENTAPRIIVSYLNGLIHGFVITLALIIFEWKIGLIAMAGLVLFLLINILLHKRARKASQIRQEAQAELVDAVLEYIQGMSVVKSFGMEAAAGQKIHRAIADSERRNIGLEKRTIPFMAMQQLVLRVISTIMITLSVVLYLYGAMDLTICLLMLLSGFIVFSELESGGSMSAFLRLIDASIDRVNEIQKIPVMDLEGIQQKPGNMDIVFKEVSFSYGEKTIIDHVSFAIPAKTTTAIVGPSGSGKTTLCNLIARFWDVGEGSIILGGIDIREYKLDSLLQNISMVFQQVYLFNDTIANNIRLGKPEATKEEIREAAQKACCHDFISRLPDGYDTVIGEGGATLSGGEKQRISIARALLKDAPIIILDEATANVDPENENDLQKAIRSLTRDKTVIMIAHRLKTVRNADQIIVLDAGKIVQTGTHDELFSQKGLYADFIHVREKAVGWKIAGK; encoded by the coding sequence TTGCTTGATATATTCAAAAAGTTCTTCCGGTTTGCGGACAGCCAGAAGCCAAAATGGGTGAAAAGTATTATCTTTACCTTGTTCAAGTCCGTTTTTGCATCCACTCAGCTTCTTGCCATCGCTATCGTGCTGCGCGGGATTGCCACGGACTCCGTGACCCATACAACGGCACTGTCCGCACTGGGAATCATGCTGGTAAGTATCATAGGCACCATTGTTATGCGGCATATGGCTCAAAACAGCCAGTCCTTCGGATGTTATATTATGAGCGGAGATAAGCGTATACAGATTGGTGACCGGCTGAAGCTGATGCCTATGGGGCATTTTAACAGCCATAGTCTGGGCAACATCACTGCTGCTGCGACTTCTACCATGGAGGACATTGAAAATACCGCGCCGCGTATCATCGTCAGCTATCTTAACGGCCTTATCCACGGTTTTGTCATAACCCTTGCGCTGATTATCTTCGAGTGGAAGATTGGGCTGATCGCTATGGCAGGGTTGGTATTGTTTCTGCTTATTAATATTTTGCTTCACAAGCGCGCACGCAAAGCATCACAGATCAGGCAGGAGGCCCAAGCCGAGCTGGTGGATGCGGTGCTGGAATACATACAGGGAATGAGTGTTGTAAAATCCTTCGGAATGGAGGCGGCAGCCGGACAAAAAATCCACCGGGCAATTGCCGATAGCGAGCGAAGAAACATTGGCCTTGAAAAAAGGACCATACCTTTTATGGCCATGCAGCAGCTTGTCCTGCGCGTTATCAGCACAATTATGATTACTCTGTCGGTAGTACTGTACCTTTACGGGGCTATGGATCTTACCATCTGTCTGCTCATGCTTCTTTCCGGTTTTATTGTATTTAGCGAGCTGGAGAGCGGCGGCAGCATGTCAGCCTTCCTGCGTCTGATTGACGCTTCCATTGACCGGGTGAATGAAATACAGAAAATCCCTGTTATGGATCTCGAGGGGATACAACAAAAACCAGGTAATATGGATATTGTCTTCAAGGAGGTATCTTTTTCTTATGGTGAAAAAACTATTATCGACCATGTCAGCTTTGCGATACCTGCGAAAACGACCACAGCGATCGTCGGGCCTTCGGGCAGCGGAAAGACTACACTGTGCAACTTAATCGCCCGTTTTTGGGATGTGGGTGAAGGCAGCATTATTTTGGGCGGTATAGATATTCGGGAATACAAGCTGGACAGTCTCTTACAAAATATCAGCATGGTTTTTCAGCAGGTATACCTGTTCAATGATACCATTGCCAATAATATCCGGCTCGGAAAGCCGGAAGCGACCAAGGAAGAAATCAGAGAAGCTGCCCAAAAGGCCTGCTGTCATGATTTTATAAGCCGGTTGCCGGACGGCTATGACACGGTCATCGGCGAGGGCGGCGCGACGCTCTCCGGCGGAGAAAAGCAGCGCATCTCCATCGCCCGTGCGCTTTTGAAGGATGCACCCATCATTATATTGGATGAGGCGACTGCAAACGTAGATCCGGAAAACGAAAATGATCTGCAAAAGGCAATCAGGTCACTGACAAGAGACAAGACGGTTATTATGATTGCGCACCGTCTCAAAACGGTACGAAACGCCGATCAGATCATCGTGCTGGATGCGGGGAAAATCGTGCAGACAGGCACACATGATGAGCTGTTCTCACAAAAAGGACTCTATGCGGACTTTATTCATGTTCGTGAAAAAGCCGTGGGCTGGAAAATTGCCGGCAAGTAA
- a CDS encoding AraC family transcriptional regulator, which translates to MIKIKYTINKDNTAVYTAVGGGEWLMIEILNGIHETVAYDAVNGLKLYHNVQVEDYPLHWHTALEIIMPVKNKYTVLVDGKTHEIAEGDIWITPPGTLHALLAPPDGERMIMLFDYSLICNLKGMDSLLHMLHPYTLITEDEQPDLRRRLQFYLGEISREYDTKSPFAEACVYSFMIRFFVTLGRVSLNANTRFPGITNSKQHEYVEKFMMVCNYITDHCTENISVDDLADLAGFSKFHFARLFKQFSNMSCYDYLTQKRIAHAERLLIKPDISITEVAMQSGFNSLSTFNRIFKAAKNCTPSEYKNLNYKAKKQKRG; encoded by the coding sequence GTGATTAAAATAAAATATACGATAAACAAAGATAATACGGCAGTATACACTGCCGTAGGCGGGGGAGAATGGCTTATGATAGAAATATTAAATGGAATTCATGAAACCGTAGCATATGATGCCGTGAATGGATTAAAGCTATACCATAACGTACAGGTAGAGGATTACCCCCTGCACTGGCATACAGCTTTGGAAATCATAATGCCTGTCAAAAATAAATATACTGTATTGGTGGACGGAAAGACTCATGAAATCGCAGAAGGCGATATATGGATCACTCCTCCCGGAACGCTTCACGCGCTGTTGGCTCCCCCGGACGGAGAGCGCATGATTATGCTTTTCGACTACAGTCTGATCTGCAATTTGAAGGGAATGGATTCTCTTCTTCACATGCTCCATCCCTATACGTTAATTACAGAAGACGAACAACCTGACCTGCGCAGAAGACTCCAGTTTTATCTGGGGGAAATCAGCCGGGAGTACGATACGAAATCTCCTTTTGCGGAGGCTTGTGTTTATTCCTTTATGATACGCTTTTTTGTCACGCTGGGACGTGTCAGTCTGAACGCTAATACCCGGTTCCCAGGCATTACTAACAGCAAACAGCATGAATATGTGGAGAAGTTCATGATGGTCTGCAACTATATTACCGATCATTGCACGGAAAATATAAGCGTGGACGACCTCGCCGATCTGGCAGGGTTTTCCAAGTTTCATTTCGCCAGATTATTTAAGCAGTTTTCCAATATGTCGTGCTATGATTATTTAACGCAAAAGAGAATCGCACATGCAGAAAGACTTCTTATTAAGCCTGATATCTCCATTACCGAGGTTGCAATGCAGTCGGGTTTTAACAGTCTTTCCACCTTCAATCGAATATTTAAAGCGGCAAAGAATTGTACTCCATCAGAGTATAAGAATTTGAATTATAAGGCAAAAAAACAAAAGCGGGGTTAA
- a CDS encoding energy-coupling factor ABC transporter ATP-binding protein translates to MINLRNVSFSYAGSEWERGIRNINLSVGKGEVVLLCGESGCGKTTVTRLINGLIPHYYEGQMSGEVLIGEQKIHELPLHETSRLVGSVFQNPRSQFFSVSTTSEIAFGCENMALPVPEIFRRIDQTVREFKIESLMNRSIFKLSGGEKQKIACASVAACDPPIFVLDEPSSNMDMDAVEELRRIIEIWKRKGKTIIIAEHRLYYLRELIDRVIYMKDGVIAGEYTARAFRALPPEKLTEMGLRPLSLSGIVRKYATMPESNETMTLLGFSYSYKHAASTRAALNMKNFSIPRNAIIAIVGKNGAGKSTFARCLCGLEKNFGGTVEEENQALRSKQLLKKSYMVMQDVNHQLFTESVLDEVLLSMKNEQEASAGHILDSLDLLPLKELHPMSLSGGQKQRVAIAGAVGSEREIIIFDEPTSGLDIYHMKEVALNIERLKMQGKTVFVITHDLELVMECCNHVLHFENGKVIGNYPLNSEGCKKLRLFFGHIPASD, encoded by the coding sequence GTGATCAATTTGAGAAATGTATCCTTTTCCTATGCAGGAAGTGAATGGGAGCGCGGAATAAGAAACATCAATCTGTCGGTCGGAAAAGGCGAAGTGGTATTGTTGTGTGGTGAGTCCGGCTGTGGAAAAACAACGGTGACCCGGCTGATAAATGGACTGATACCCCATTACTATGAAGGACAGATGAGCGGAGAGGTTCTGATCGGCGAACAAAAAATCCATGAACTGCCATTGCATGAGACATCCCGGCTGGTGGGTTCGGTCTTTCAAAATCCTCGTTCTCAATTTTTTAGTGTCAGCACTACCAGCGAAATTGCCTTTGGCTGTGAAAACATGGCTCTTCCCGTTCCTGAGATTTTCCGGCGGATCGATCAAACAGTGCGAGAGTTTAAAATTGAAAGTTTAATGAATCGGAGTATCTTTAAGCTCTCCGGTGGGGAGAAACAGAAAATCGCCTGTGCGTCCGTTGCTGCATGCGATCCTCCCATATTTGTGCTGGACGAGCCATCTTCCAATATGGACATGGATGCGGTGGAGGAACTGCGCAGGATCATTGAAATATGGAAAAGAAAAGGAAAAACGATTATCATTGCCGAACACCGGCTGTATTATCTGAGGGAATTGATTGACCGTGTGATATATATGAAAGATGGAGTAATTGCAGGAGAATATACCGCCCGCGCATTCAGGGCTCTCCCTCCGGAGAAACTCACGGAGATGGGACTGCGCCCGCTTTCCCTTTCAGGTATAGTAAGAAAGTATGCTACAATGCCTGAATCGAATGAGACTATGACTCTTTTAGGTTTTTCCTATTCTTACAAGCATGCCGCATCCACAAGGGCGGCACTTAACATGAAGAATTTTTCGATCCCTCGAAATGCTATTATTGCTATAGTAGGAAAAAACGGAGCAGGGAAATCCACCTTTGCCCGGTGCCTGTGTGGGTTGGAGAAAAATTTCGGCGGAACGGTGGAAGAAGAAAATCAAGCGCTGCGGTCAAAACAGTTGCTGAAAAAATCTTATATGGTAATGCAGGATGTAAATCATCAACTTTTTACTGAGAGCGTGCTGGATGAGGTGCTGCTCAGTATGAAAAATGAGCAGGAAGCATCGGCCGGGCATATTCTTGACAGCCTGGATCTGCTTCCTTTGAAGGAATTACACCCTATGTCGCTTTCCGGAGGGCAGAAGCAAAGAGTAGCGATCGCCGGGGCCGTTGGAAGCGAACGGGAGATTATTATTTTTGATGAGCCTACAAGCGGCCTTGACATATATCATATGAAAGAGGTCGCATTAAATATAGAACGCCTGAAAATGCAAGGAAAAACCGTTTTTGTAATTACGCATGATTTGGAGCTTGTCATGGAGTGCTGTAACCATGTATTGCATTTTGAAAACGGAAAGGTAATAGGGAACTATCCCCTTAATTCTGAAGGCTGCAAAAAACTCAGATTATTCTTCGGTCATATACCTGCAAGTGATTAA
- a CDS encoding glycoside hydrolase family 3 C-terminal domain-containing protein has translation MELIRDEAKIDEFRKRARKLVAEMTLEEKVFQTLNGAPAIERLEIPAYNWWNEALHGVARAGVATVFPQAISMAATFDEDHLEKVADAISTEGRAKFNMQQKYGDTDIYKGLTFWSPNVNIFRDPRWGRGHETFGEDPYLTSRLGVRFTQGLQGHDENYMKSAACAKHFAVHSGPEDIRHSFNAVVSKQDLYETYLPAFKACVQEGKVEAVMGAYNRTNGAPCCGSKELLTDILRSEWNFQGHVVSDCWAIKDFHQGHGVTSGPVESAAMAMNNGCDLNCGNLFIYLVDAVNKGMVQEERIDEAVVNLFTARMKLGVFDDRGKNPFDEIPYSVVDSKEMQQLNLETAAKCVVLLKNEKNLLPLDKSKINTIGVIGPNANNRRALVGNYEGTASRYYTVLEGIQDYVGEEVRVMYSEGCHLYKDKISGLGINNDRISEVKGVCDASDIVIVCLGLDAGLEGEEGDEGNQYASGDKPNLDLPGMQQEVLQTAYASGKPVVLVLLSGSALAVGWADEHIPAILQGWYPGAQGGKAIAQILFGDRNPEGKLPITFYRTTEELPDFLDYAMKGRTYRYMVNEALYPFGFGLSYTEFTYSNERVSKSVLDRHGVSVKATVTNTGSREGTETVEVYVKALREGTPCAQLKGVRKITLQPGESKEITVSLPIGAFALYDENGVSGVEKGEYLVSIGGTQPEKRSEALTGKKIAVLKVKAE, from the coding sequence GTGGAGCTGATAAGAGACGAAGCGAAAATAGATGAGTTCAGAAAACGTGCCCGTAAGCTGGTGGCAGAGATGACATTAGAGGAAAAGGTGTTTCAGACTTTGAACGGTGCTCCTGCAATCGAACGTTTGGAAATACCGGCATATAACTGGTGGAACGAAGCCTTGCACGGCGTGGCGAGAGCCGGTGTGGCGACAGTGTTTCCTCAGGCGATTTCCATGGCAGCAACCTTTGATGAAGACCATTTGGAAAAAGTGGCGGATGCCATTTCCACAGAGGGACGTGCCAAATTCAATATGCAGCAAAAATACGGAGATACAGATATTTATAAAGGGCTTACATTCTGGTCCCCCAATGTTAATATATTCAGAGATCCCAGATGGGGGAGAGGTCATGAAACTTTTGGAGAAGACCCGTATCTGACATCCAGGTTAGGTGTGCGGTTCACGCAAGGGCTTCAGGGACATGATGAGAACTATATGAAATCGGCAGCCTGCGCTAAGCATTTTGCAGTTCACAGCGGACCGGAGGATATCAGGCACAGCTTCAACGCCGTAGTATCTAAGCAGGATCTGTATGAAACTTACCTGCCCGCATTCAAAGCATGTGTACAAGAAGGAAAGGTGGAAGCGGTCATGGGGGCCTACAATAGAACAAACGGAGCACCCTGCTGCGGAAGCAAAGAGCTTTTGACGGATATTTTGAGAAGTGAATGGAACTTCCAAGGACACGTGGTTTCGGATTGCTGGGCAATCAAGGATTTCCATCAGGGGCACGGAGTGACCTCAGGACCGGTAGAGTCGGCAGCGATGGCGATGAACAATGGCTGTGATTTAAATTGCGGCAATCTTTTTATTTATCTAGTGGATGCTGTGAACAAAGGGATGGTGCAGGAGGAAAGAATCGACGAAGCGGTAGTTAACCTTTTTACTGCAAGAATGAAACTGGGTGTATTTGATGATAGGGGAAAGAATCCTTTCGATGAGATTCCTTACAGCGTGGTGGATTCCAAGGAAATGCAGCAATTGAATCTGGAGACTGCTGCAAAATGTGTAGTGCTTCTGAAGAATGAGAAAAATCTGCTCCCCTTAGATAAGTCCAAAATAAATACTATCGGAGTGATAGGACCTAATGCCAATAACAGAAGAGCACTGGTAGGAAATTACGAAGGAACGGCCTCCAGGTATTATACTGTCCTGGAAGGAATTCAGGACTATGTAGGCGAAGAAGTAAGGGTAATGTACTCTGAAGGCTGCCATTTATATAAAGACAAAATAAGTGGACTGGGAATAAACAATGACCGCATTTCAGAAGTAAAGGGCGTCTGTGACGCCAGCGATATCGTAATTGTTTGTCTTGGTTTGGATGCAGGCTTAGAGGGAGAAGAAGGCGATGAGGGAAATCAATATGCCAGCGGTGATAAACCGAATCTGGATCTTCCCGGAATGCAGCAGGAGGTTCTACAAACCGCTTATGCCAGCGGAAAGCCGGTAGTCCTTGTACTCTTATCGGGGAGTGCGCTGGCGGTAGGATGGGCGGATGAACACATTCCTGCCATTCTCCAGGGCTGGTACCCCGGAGCTCAGGGAGGGAAGGCCATTGCTCAGATATTGTTCGGCGATAGAAACCCGGAGGGAAAACTTCCCATAACCTTCTACAGAACGACAGAGGAACTTCCTGATTTCCTGGATTATGCAATGAAGGGAAGAACCTACCGTTATATGGTAAATGAAGCGCTGTATCCCTTCGGATTCGGGTTATCTTATACGGAATTTACATACAGCAATGAAAGGGTATCTAAAAGCGTGCTTGACAGGCACGGAGTCAGCGTGAAGGCTACGGTTACCAATACCGGGAGCAGGGAAGGAACGGAAACGGTAGAAGTCTATGTGAAGGCCCTGAGAGAAGGGACGCCGTGCGCTCAACTAAAAGGAGTCAGGAAGATAACGCTGCAGCCAGGGGAAAGCAAGGAAATCACCGTAAGTCTTCCGATAGGAGCGTTTGCCCTCTATGATGAAAACGGCGTGTCCGGAGTGGAGAAGGGCGAATATCTCGTATCTATTGGAGGAACCCAGCCGGAGAAACGAAGTGAAGCTCTTACCGGCAAGAAGATAGCAGTATTGAAGGTAAAAGCGGAATAA
- a CDS encoding MptD family putative ECF transporter S component — MTKKKLDVKDLINVGIFTAIYYILLIVAGFLGYIPIFSVLFPLMVALLCGIPFVLFLTRTKTFGMITIMGVLLGILNFAFGQGWYSIATGLLCGLLADLICKAGEYKSWKHMVVCFCVFSEWIIGSMLPMWIMKDSYFEMVRDMQGVAFAGSLESLITGWMLVLLIVLTAVAAVIGAYLGKTVLKKHFIRAGIV; from the coding sequence ATGACAAAGAAAAAACTGGATGTAAAGGATTTGATCAACGTAGGAATCTTCACCGCAATTTATTATATCTTATTGATTGTTGCTGGCTTTTTGGGGTATATTCCCATCTTTTCAGTACTGTTTCCGCTTATGGTTGCTCTTCTTTGCGGGATTCCCTTTGTTCTCTTTTTGACAAGGACCAAGACCTTTGGCATGATTACCATTATGGGCGTGCTTTTGGGAATTTTGAATTTTGCTTTTGGGCAGGGTTGGTATTCAATTGCCACAGGCCTTCTCTGCGGCCTGCTTGCAGACCTGATATGCAAGGCCGGAGAGTATAAGAGCTGGAAGCATATGGTTGTGTGCTTTTGTGTGTTCAGCGAATGGATAATCGGCTCGATGCTTCCTATGTGGATTATGAAAGACAGTTATTTTGAAATGGTGCGTGATATGCAGGGCGTCGCTTTTGCCGGATCGCTGGAGTCTCTGATCACCGGCTGGATGCTGGTGCTGCTTATCGTTCTGACGGCAGTCGCAGCCGTCATTGGAGCATATTTAGGTAAAACTGTACTAAAAAAACATTTTATAAGGGCAGGAATCGTATGA
- a CDS encoding energy-coupling factor transporter transmembrane component T, whose translation MKAAKDIQLDPRTKIYLLLLINIVIFSTNPSGCQLIAKGALAAVPLALLCSTGMWRQGFIYAVLYVAGQLAEIYLTAYAAGAWGLLMRFTTQMLSRFVPIVIMAYYLVRTMEVSAFIAAMERMHVSRKIIIPFAVLFRFFPTIAEESRAINDAMRMRGIGFRGSPLAVLEYRLVPLMMSIVGIGNELSAAAVTRGLRITGERTNIYKIGFGILDAVFGLWATTAAILFFIL comes from the coding sequence ATGAAAGCGGCAAAAGATATACAGCTTGACCCGCGGACTAAGATATATCTTTTACTACTCATAAATATCGTCATATTCTCTACCAATCCCAGCGGCTGCCAACTGATCGCAAAAGGGGCACTGGCGGCAGTACCCCTTGCTCTGCTGTGCAGCACCGGGATGTGGAGGCAGGGCTTTATCTACGCTGTCTTATATGTGGCAGGTCAACTGGCCGAAATCTATCTTACCGCATATGCTGCCGGAGCGTGGGGCCTTCTGATGCGCTTTACTACACAGATGCTAAGCAGGTTCGTTCCAATTGTCATCATGGCCTACTATTTGGTCAGGACAATGGAAGTCAGCGCATTTATTGCGGCAATGGAACGGATGCATGTTTCCAGAAAAATTATTATCCCGTTTGCAGTTTTATTTCGCTTCTTTCCAACTATTGCTGAAGAATCCCGTGCGATCAATGACGCCATGCGCATGCGCGGTATCGGTTTTCGCGGGAGTCCTTTGGCGGTGCTGGAATACAGGCTTGTTCCCCTGATGATGTCGATTGTCGGGATCGGCAACGAACTGTCGGCGGCGGCAGTCACAAGAGGACTGCGCATCACAGGAGAGCGCACCAACATATATAAAATCGGATTTGGCATACTGGATGCTGTGTTTGGCCTCTGGGCGACGACGGCTGCAATCCTGTTTTTTATTTTGTAG